GTGGTACCCCTCACGGCCATCTCCCCGTACATGCAGAAGGCGATCGTCGCGATCGAGGACTCGCGTTTCTACGAGCACGGCGCGATCGACGCGAAGGGCATCCTGCGCGCGGTCAACCGCAACGCGCAGGAGGGCGGAGCCGCGCAGGGCGCCTCCACGCTGACGCAGCAGTACGTGAAGAACGTGTTCGTCGAAGAGGCCGGCGACGACGAGACCAAGGTGCGCGAGGCCCAGGAGAAGAGCCTGGGCCGCAAGATCCGCGAGCTGAAGTACTCGATCCAGGTCGAGGAGGAACTCGGGAAGAAGAAGATCCTCGAGAACTACCTCAACATCACTTACTTCGGCCAGCAGGCATACGGAATCGAATCCGCCGCTCAGCGCTACTTCAGCAAGCCGGCCAAGGACCTGACCCTGGACGAGTCGGCGCTGCTGGCGGGCGTCGTGCAGTCGCCGAGCCGGTTCGACCCGGTGAACGACGCGCAGGAGGCGATGAAGCGCCGGAACGTCGTCCTGCAGCGGATGGCCGACATGAAGGACGTCTCGCAGACCGAGGCGGACGAGGCGAAGAAGAAGCCGGTGACGCTGAAGGTGACGCGGCCGAAGAACGGCTGCATCACCGCGGTCAAGGGCGCGGGCTTCTTCTGCGACTACGTGCGCAACACGTTCCTGACCGACCCGGTGTTCGGCAAGACCCGCGAGGAGCGGGCCAAGCTCTGGAACCAGGGCGGCCTGACCGTGCGTACGACGCTGGACCCGCAGTCGCAGGAGTCCGTCAACGAGTCGATCAAGGACCACGTCAACCAGGACGACAAGGTCGCCACGGCCGTCACCCTGGTGCAGCCGGGCACGGGCCGGGTCCTCGCGATGGGCCAGTCCAAGCCGTACGGCTTCGGCAAGAACGAGACGCAGATCAACTTCTCCGTGGACAAGCGGATGGGCGGATCGAACTTCGGCTTCCCGACCGGCTCGACCTTCAAGCCGTTCGTCGCGGCAGCGGCCCTGGAGCGGGGCGTTCCGGCGGGCAAGACGTACCAGTCCCCGCACGACATGGAGTACCCGAGCCCGGTGCAGACCTGCGGCGACAAGCCCTGGGTCAACACCATGCACGACCGGGTGGAGAACGAGTCGGAGTCCGAGGTCGGCCCGTACGGCATGAGGGACGCGATGGCCAAGTCGGTCAACACGTACTTCGTCGAGATGATCTCCGACAACGCGCTCGGGCTCTGCCCCGTGACCGAGATGACCACCAAGCTCGGTGTGATCCCGGCCGACGGCACGAAGCTCCCCGAGGTCCCGGCCATCGCGCTCGGCACCGAGGGCATGTCCCCGCTGACCATGGCGAACGCGTACGCGACCTTCGCCAACCGCGGCGTGTACTGCACCCCCGTCGCCCTGGAGTCCATCACCGACGCGCACGGCAAGGCACTGGCCGTGCCGAAGTCCCAGTGCGACCGCGTGATGGCGGAGAAGACCGCCGACACCGTCAACACGCTGCTGCTCGGCGTGATCGACTCCGGTACCGGTACCGCCGCGGGTCTGACCGACCGGCAGAACGCGGGCAAGACCGGCACCACCGACAGCCGCTACAACGCCTGGTTCGTCGGGTACACGCCGAACATGGCGGGCGCGACGTGGGTCGGCTCGGGCGGCTCGAAGCAGGTGTCGATGGAGAACATCACCATCGGCGGCCAGTACTACGACAAGGTCTACGGCGGCGGGCTGCCCGGCCCGATCTGGAAGCAGGCGGTCTCGGGTGCACTGGAAGGCCGGGAGGCGCCGCCCTTCACCACGGTGACCATCCCGGAGAGCGGGATCCCGGCCGGCGGCGGCCGTCCCAACCCGAATCCGAACCCGAATCCGAACCCGAACAAGCCGGGGAAGCCCGGCAAGCCGGGCGGCGACGGCAAGCCGGGCGGCCGCCCCGG
The Streptomyces sp. NBC_01296 DNA segment above includes these coding regions:
- a CDS encoding transglycosylase domain-containing protein translates to MGKKRSGAGLTGPQQAAKFLGVSVLSGVVLAGIAIPGAGALGLAAKGTVEGFDEIPANLKTPPLSQRTTILDAEGGLIATVYSRDRQVVPLTAISPYMQKAIVAIEDSRFYEHGAIDAKGILRAVNRNAQEGGAAQGASTLTQQYVKNVFVEEAGDDETKVREAQEKSLGRKIRELKYSIQVEEELGKKKILENYLNITYFGQQAYGIESAAQRYFSKPAKDLTLDESALLAGVVQSPSRFDPVNDAQEAMKRRNVVLQRMADMKDVSQTEADEAKKKPVTLKVTRPKNGCITAVKGAGFFCDYVRNTFLTDPVFGKTREERAKLWNQGGLTVRTTLDPQSQESVNESIKDHVNQDDKVATAVTLVQPGTGRVLAMGQSKPYGFGKNETQINFSVDKRMGGSNFGFPTGSTFKPFVAAAALERGVPAGKTYQSPHDMEYPSPVQTCGDKPWVNTMHDRVENESESEVGPYGMRDAMAKSVNTYFVEMISDNALGLCPVTEMTTKLGVIPADGTKLPEVPAIALGTEGMSPLTMANAYATFANRGVYCTPVALESITDAHGKALAVPKSQCDRVMAEKTADTVNTLLLGVIDSGTGTAAGLTDRQNAGKTGTTDSRYNAWFVGYTPNMAGATWVGSGGSKQVSMENITIGGQYYDKVYGGGLPGPIWKQAVSGALEGREAPPFTTVTIPESGIPAGGGRPNPNPNPNPNPNKPGKPGKPGGDGKPGGRPGGQTAAGATGGATGGNTPTNPFPDISLEPGFIGGPEGP